A segment of the Aureliella helgolandensis genome:
ACCGTTTACCATTGCCTGCGATTTAGACTCAAAACTGAAGCCACTGTTGAAATGGTAAGTCGATAAGTCATGTCGTGTACGGCTACTTTTTCTTTTCGCGTATTTAGCGTCTTTCGCGGTTACGTATCCTGGGACTGGGGACGGTTCAGGGGGTGCGAGCGAAATTTGTCTGTGCGAGATTTGATTTGCTTGAGCTTGCTCGTGGGAGTGTTGGTCAGGCGAGGTGTGTCCGCCTGGCCAGCAGGTGAGCAGATTAACGACCGCGAAATACACGAAAGACGCGAAAGGAAGGGGCTGGAAGTGGGGGCCTGATTGTGCTCTCGCGACTTACCTTGTCACCGTTCACGGTTGCCTGCGACTTAAACTCAAAACTGAAGCCACGATTGAAGCGGACTGGTGGATGAGGAAGGTCGTGTACGGCTACTTTTTCTTTTCGCGTATTTAGCGTCTTTCGCGGTTACGTATCCTGGGACTGGGGACGGTTCAGGGGACGGGCGAGCGAAATTTGTCTGTGCGAGATTTGATTTGCTTGAGCTTGCTCGTGGGAGTGTTGGTCAGGCGAGGTGTGTCCGCCTGGCCAGCAGGTGAGCAGATTAACGACCGCGAAATACACGAAAGACGCGAAAGGAAGGGGCTGGAAGTGGGGGCCTGATTGTGCTCTCGCGACTTACCTTGTCACCGTTCACGGTTGTCAGCGATTTAGACTCAAAACTGAAGCCACGGTTGAAGCGGACTGGTGGATGAGGAAGGTCGTGAACGGTTACCGCAAAAAGACCAGTGGTATCGAGTCATGGTTAAAGTACGTGGTGAGAAAGCAAGTTGCTTCGTAGACGGAGAGCAGATCTTTGAGGTTCTTGATCTGCCCTATGATACGGGCCGTGTAGGCATTCGCATGTGGAGAACTTGGAGAGGGAAGTCTGAGTTTAAGAACTTCCATGTGAGTTCCCCTGACGGTGATGTGCTATGGTCTGGTCTACCAGACCTTCCGAACCCATAAAATGCTTTTCAATGGTGACAAAAGCGAAGCTGTGAAGCCGAATCCTTCAACAGATAAACAGGCTCAGCGATGCTTCCCGAATGCCGATCGACTCTCCCCAAGCTTCTAGCGTGAGTCCGTCAACGTTCTAGGAATCGAAATCGCTTTCTGGAGCGAAACCGAAAGACTGGATCCACAATCGAGTTTTACCACAGTGTGGTTGGCTACCCTGCCAGCGAACTCAGGGGACGTGGACCGACCTGATTGCGGCTGGCGTGTCCCTGATGCGAGCGGGTTTGTTTCTTCGGAGCTGAAATCCCTGCGTGTGCTCACACTCGCTTCCGCGTCGGCCTGACTGAGCGTGTGACGGGCTCGCCACGATCAGGGGGAACCAAAAACTATTGGAATGATGAGACTCATGTTGTTGCGATCTCCTCGTACGCATGGCCTTCATTCTGATCGATTCGTTCCGGCCGTCCCTTGTGCATGTAAACCAGCTTCCGATGATCCACCCCCATCAGATGCAGGATTGTGGAATGAATATCGTGAACATGCAGGCGATCTTCGACTGCATGAAGCCCTAGTGCGTCGGTAGTTCCGTAAGCCTGGCCGCCTTGCACTCCGCCGCCGGCCATCCACATCGTGAATCCAGTGGGATTGTGGTCGCGCCCATTCCCTTTCTCGCTCATCGGCGTTCGACCGAACTCGCCTCCCCAAACGACCAACGTCTGCTCCAACAATCCGCGTTGCTTAAGATCCCGCAGGAGTCCCGCTACCGGCAAGTCCATTCCACCACACATCCGCGTATGGTTTCCTTCGATATCGGAGTGGGCATCCCACTTGCTGCCAGCTCCATGGTAGCATTGCACAAAACGGACACCTCGCTCGACCAGTCGACGTGCCATCAACAGATTGCGTCCGTAGGCTGCAGTCCTCTTGTCATCCATACCGTACAACTTATGAGTCTCGGCAGATTCCTGTGACAGGTCCACGGCCTCTGGAGCATGGGACTGCATCTTGTATGCAAGTTCAAAACTGCGGATGCGAGCGTCGAGATCCGTGTTGTCCTGCCGTGATTCGGCATGCCGCAGATTCAGTTGCAATAGAAAGTCGAGCTCTTTGCGCTGCTGGGCTGTCGCGACATGCTTGGGAGGCACCAAGTCTGAAAACGCGGAACCCTCGCGCTGCATGGTGGTCCCCTGATAGACCGCTGGCATAAATCCAGCCCCCCAGTTTCGGGCGCCATTGATCACCCGTCCCTGACCTTCTTGCATCACCACAAACGCTGGCAAATTCTCGTTCTCAGTACCGAGACCGTACGTTACCCAACTACCGAGCGAC
Coding sequences within it:
- a CDS encoding DUF1501 domain-containing protein, with translation MSIDHESHGTVSRREMLLKSGGGFGALALASLLQGDEAKAAGQPATSPLSAKLTHHPGKAKSVIFLFMDGGPSHLDTFDPKPALDKLAGKPIPESFGRVITAMGEFDSPIMATQRKWKQHGEGGLWISDWLPHTAKMADELAVIRSCWTNGINHSGGICQMNTGTQFAGRPSLGSWVTYGLGTENENLPAFVVMQEGQGRVINGARNWGAGFMPAVYQGTTMQREGSAFSDLVPPKHVATAQQRKELDFLLQLNLRHAESRQDNTDLDARIRSFELAYKMQSHAPEAVDLSQESAETHKLYGMDDKRTAAYGRNLLMARRLVERGVRFVQCYHGAGSKWDAHSDIEGNHTRMCGGMDLPVAGLLRDLKQRGLLEQTLVVWGGEFGRTPMSEKGNGRDHNPTGFTMWMAGGGVQGGQAYGTTDALGLHAVEDRLHVHDIHSTILHLMGVDHRKLVYMHKGRPERIDQNEGHAYEEIATT